In Polyangium spumosum, the DNA window CGCCGTGACCGTATTCTCCGACATCACCGAGCGAAAACGAATGGAGCACGCGCTCGCCTCCGCGCGCGCCGAGGCGGAGCACAAGGCGGCCGAGCTCCACGCGCTCCTCCGGAGCATGGCCGAGGCGGTGACGGTCATCGACGGCCAGGGCAACGTGGTCCTGCAAAACCAGGCGAGCCGCGTGCTCGAAGGTGATTCGATCTCCCACGTCCGCGAGGTCAATGGACGGACGCGCTTGTTCTCGACGAGCGGCGCCCGCGTGCCCTGGGAGGAATATCCTTCCCAGCGGCTCTTGCGCGGCGAATCCATCACGGAGGCCGAATACGTGGTCGAGTCCCCCGATGGAACACGCCGCAACGTGCTCGTGAGCGCGAGCGCCGTCCAGGACGGGGTCGTCCCGATATCGCTCGGCGTGATCGTCTCGCGGGACATCACCGAGATCCGGCGGCTCGAGGCGGCGAGGGAGGACGTCCTGCACGCCATTTCGCACGACCTGCGCCAGCCCATCACCGTCATGATGTCCGCCGCGCAGATGCTCCGGCGCGCGCTCGCGCGGGCCCAGATGGAGCGCGAGGTGTTCATCGTCGACCGCGTCGTCACCGGCGCCCGGCGGATGGCCTCGATGATCGACGACCTCGTCGACTCGGCGCGGCTCGACTCTGGCCAGCTCCCGCTCCACGTCGAGCGTTGTGAGCTCCTGCCCGTGGTCATGGACATCGTCTCTCGCGCGTGGACGGCGCAGGACCAGGCGCGCCTGCGGATCGAGCACCCGCCCGAGGGCCTGCCCCCGGTGACGCTCGATCCGGCGCGCTTCGAGCGGATCTTCGTGAACCTCGTCGGCAATGCGCTCAAATACTCCCCGCCCGACGAGCTCGTGACGATCGGTATCGAAAAATGCGACGCGGAGATCGTGATCGTGGTGCGAGATCGCGGCTGCGGCGTGCCGGCCGAGGAGATCCCCCACCTCTTCGAGCGGTATTACCGCGCGAGGACGGGCAAGAAGATCGAGGGGATCGGGCTCGGTTTGTTCATCGCCCGCCAGCTCGTCGAGGCGCACGGCGGGCGAATCTGGGCGGAGAGCGAGGTCGGCAAGGGCAGCACGTTCGTCTTCACGCTGCCGCTCTCGCGCGACCCTCGAGGCTGACCGGGCTTCGGTTCACTTCGCCGCCGTCTTCTCCGCCTGCTTCCGCCAGACCTCCTCCAGCCCCACGTCCAGAAAAACATCGTAATCGAGCCCCGGGTACGCATTCATCATGCGCTCCTTGACCCGATCGATCGCCCCTGCGGGCGGCGGCATCGTGGGTTTTTCCTTCGCCACCTCCTCGATCAGCCGGCGCAGATACCCGGCGCGTCCGGATCTCGTGCACCTCCGGGATCTTCGCGAGCACCTCGGCCGACGTGACCACCCGGATGCCCCGCGCCTGGGCCGGCTCGACGTGGCCTCGTTCGGCGCCTGGGCCCCCCCCGCAGGCGGGCAGGGCCGCGCTCAGGAGCAGCAGGCAAAACAAGCGCGAGATGGTGCGGTAGAGGCGCATGGCCCGGAGGGTAATCGATTTGGGGGGCCGACGTGCAAGACGGAAGCGGGATCTGCAATCGTATTTCGTGAAGGTAACGTTTACGTTTCCGTTGACCTCGGGCCGGCTCCGGCATTTCATGGCCACCGGGGCGAACGGGGGGAGGTGGCTCATGGATGGGGCCGAGATCGCTGCGCGATCGGACGTTTCACGGCTCGAATCACGCGTCGCGGAGCTCGAGCGCGCGCTCGCGGCGTCGAGGGAGAGCGAGCGGCGCTGGCGCTTCATGGTGGATGGAAGCGACGACGGCGGCTGGGACTGGGATCTGCGGACGAACGAGGCCTTCATGAGCCCGAGCTGGTTCGAGATGCTCGGCCTCGCGCCCGGGGAGATGCCCTCGAGCGCCGAGACATGGACCTCGCTCATGCACCCGGACGACGCCGCCGAGGTGTGGAAGACGCTGCAGAGCTTCCTCGAAGGCCGCATCCCGACCTACCACCTCGAGTATCGCATGCGCCACAAGACGAACGGGTGGGTGTGGGTGATGAGCCGCGCGAAGGTGTTCGAGCGCGACGAGAGCGGCCGGCCCATCCGCATGACGGGCACGCTCCGCGACATCACCGAGCGCAAGCAAATGGAGGAGGAGCGCGCGAGCTTCGCGCAGAGCCTCATCGAGGCCCAGAAGCAGGCCTTGCTCGAGCTCGGGACGCCGCTCATCCCCATCGCGGAGCACGTGGTGCTCGTGCCGCTCATCGGCGTCGTCGACCCCGCGCGCGCCGAGCACCTCTTGCAGACGTTGCTCGCCGGCGTGGGAAACCACAACGCCCACACGGTGATCCTCGACATGACCGGCGTCCGCATCGTCGACGCCGTCGTGGCCGACGCGCTCGCCCGCGCCGCCCGCGCGGTCGCGCTGCTCGGCGCGAAGGTGGTCATCACCGGCATGCGGCCCGAGGTCGCGCGGACGCTCGTGGAGATCGGCGCAGACCTCGGCTCGATCGTGCTGCTCGGCAACCTGTGGAGCGGCGTCGAGTACGCGCTCCGCCCGAGCGCCAGACGAGAGCGGCCGCCGGCCCCGCGGGTGAGCGCCGCGTCCGGTTTTCACCGGCGGGCGAAGGTCATGCCTTGAAGTCGGCGCCGGAGAGGCCGTGCTTGCGCAAGAGGTCGTGGAAATCCGTGCGGTTGCGTCCGGCGAGTTTCGCCGCGGCGCTGACGTTGCCGCCCGCGCGCCGGAGCGCCTCCACGAGGTAGGCGCGCTCGAACGAGTCCCGCGCGGCGCGCAGCGGCGGCAGCGGGGCGCTCGGCTCGGCGAGGCTCGGGAGCACGATCGGCGGCTCCACCTCGGAGAGCTCCGCCGCCTCTTCGCCCGGCGTCGACGCGGCCTGCGCGCGCGCGGGTGTCGCCAGCGTCGCCAGGATGTGCTGCGGGCGAATACGCTCGTC includes these proteins:
- a CDS encoding PAS domain-containing protein, giving the protein MDGAEIAARSDVSRLESRVAELERALAASRESERRWRFMVDGSDDGGWDWDLRTNEAFMSPSWFEMLGLAPGEMPSSAETWTSLMHPDDAAEVWKTLQSFLEGRIPTYHLEYRMRHKTNGWVWVMSRAKVFERDESGRPIRMTGTLRDITERKQMEEERASFAQSLIEAQKQALLELGTPLIPIAEHVVLVPLIGVVDPARAEHLLQTLLAGVGNHNAHTVILDMTGVRIVDAVVADALARAARAVALLGAKVVITGMRPEVARTLVEIGADLGSIVLLGNLWSGVEYALRPSARRERPPAPRVSAASGFHRRAKVMP